A DNA window from Maribellus comscasis contains the following coding sequences:
- a CDS encoding MATE family efflux transporter, whose translation MRRRSKNLTEGNIKKQLYTLTWPMLFGMMGMVIFNLVDTYFVGRLGVNQLAAMSFSFPIVMFVNSLSQGIGIGTSSLVSRNIISESRENVRKMASRAVLLGVIVVAVFVTIGLNTMRPVFSSLGAGDAILDYVIDYMGVWYFGVPFVVIPMIGNNIVRATGDTFLPGMLMVSSAVVNIILDPMLIFGFGPIPAMGIKGAALATVIGRSVGLVFILFVLIRRENLLTVRFGRVKEILETWKNVLYIAGPAAIGMLITPVSIGFITKIIAGFGKEAVAAFGVASRVEMFALMVIVSLGSVLIIFIGQNISKNQFARIFHSLNYSMKFSMLWGMLVFVLFIVLGKPIASVFTDDPMVIDIARKYFYIVGSSYGFQGLLMLSASSFNGINKPYPSAIFSVVRMVGLYAPFAWVGAKIIGISGVFWAGFIANIVVGVLSFRYLHKTVHKLKFATKARE comes from the coding sequence ATGAGAAGAAGAAGTAAAAATCTTACTGAAGGCAATATAAAAAAGCAACTTTACACACTTACCTGGCCCATGTTATTTGGGATGATGGGGATGGTGATATTTAATTTGGTTGATACTTATTTTGTAGGGAGACTCGGCGTGAATCAGCTGGCTGCGATGAGTTTTAGTTTCCCTATCGTGATGTTTGTAAACAGTTTATCACAAGGAATTGGAATTGGTACAAGTTCTTTGGTCTCCCGCAATATTATTAGCGAAAGCCGTGAAAATGTGAGAAAGATGGCAAGCCGGGCTGTTTTGCTGGGGGTAATTGTTGTGGCTGTTTTTGTTACTATCGGGTTAAATACCATGCGGCCGGTTTTTAGTTCGCTAGGAGCAGGTGATGCCATTCTCGATTATGTAATAGACTATATGGGCGTGTGGTATTTTGGTGTTCCTTTTGTTGTTATTCCGATGATCGGAAATAACATTGTAAGGGCAACCGGAGATACTTTTCTGCCGGGAATGTTAATGGTTTCGTCGGCTGTTGTAAATATTATTCTTGATCCAATGCTTATTTTTGGATTTGGTCCCATTCCGGCTATGGGAATAAAAGGGGCGGCGCTGGCAACTGTTATTGGAAGAAGCGTTGGGTTGGTTTTTATTTTGTTTGTTCTTATTCGCAGAGAAAACCTCCTTACCGTCAGGTTTGGAAGAGTAAAAGAGATATTGGAGACCTGGAAAAATGTTTTGTATATCGCAGGGCCGGCTGCTATCGGAATGCTGATTACGCCTGTTTCAATTGGTTTTATTACCAAAATAATTGCCGGATTTGGGAAAGAAGCAGTGGCTGCATTTGGTGTAGCATCACGTGTTGAAATGTTTGCTTTGATGGTAATTGTTTCGTTGGGCTCAGTTCTTATTATTTTTATCGGGCAAAATATCAGTAAAAATCAATTTGCACGAATTTTTCATTCTCTTAATTATTCTATGAAGTTTTCAATGCTTTGGGGAATGTTGGTATTCGTATTGTTTATTGTTTTAGGAAAACCAATTGCGTCAGTATTTACTGATGACCCGATGGTGATTGATATTGCGAGAAAATACTTCTACATCGTTGGTTCCAGTTACGGATTTCAGGGTTTACTTATGTTGAGTGCGAGTAGTTTTAACGGGATAAATAAACCCTATCCGTCGGCCATTTTTTCTGTAGTAAGAATGGTTGGGTTGTATGCTCCTTTTGCTTGGGTAGGCGCGAAAATTATAGGAATATCGGGTGTTTTCTGGGCCGGTTTTATTGCTAATATCGTTGTAGGAGTTCTGTCATTTAGGTATTTGCACAAAACTGTTCATAAATTGAAATTTGCAACTAAAGCTAGAGAATAA
- a CDS encoding S9 family peptidase produces MKKIALPLFVIFTLVSSSAFSQSESPLSSNLKITDVFDMEFISDPQISPDGNKIVYVRNFMDIMTDQYHSNLWIINSDGSNNRPLTQGNQSDYAPKWSHDGSKIAFLSNQQDKKVKLYVMYLDTRETVALTNTKYTPGEINWSPDDWQLAFTKFVPAKKDNLLNIPSKPEGAKWNEPPVYIDDINYRADGRGYLKSGKKQIFTITMDGGTARQWTFSEHNHSSPVWSADSKQIYFSANLHKNHELEPLNTEIYQLHLETGEIVALTSRFGPDDAPSVSPDGKQIAYLGFDDSFQGYQVTNLYVMKADGSGSKLLVPKLDRDINNIHWKNDGKGIYFQYADKGDDKIGFVDLANSKTETLVNGMGGLSLGRPYNAGSYSVSKNNSFAFTIGSTEHPADLGMWKDGKKSRLTKLNDDLFSFRKVGNVEEIWWNSSFDNKKIQGWIVTPPDFDPSKKYPLILEIHGGPFAMYGTSFAAEIQLFAAAGYVVLYSNPRGSTGYGQEFGNAIHHDYPNHDYDDLMSGVDAVIEKGFVDKNNLFVTGGSGGGILTAWIVGKTDRFKAAVSAKPVINWVSESLYSDIPIWATDYMFGGKPWDVPDEYFRRSPLSLVPNVKTPTMLLTGENDLRTPIGEAEQFYTALKLEEVETALVRIPGAYHGITSKPSGLVYKVASILSWFDHYKNKK; encoded by the coding sequence ATGAAAAAAATTGCGCTTCCTCTCTTTGTTATTTTTACCCTTGTCTCATCCAGTGCGTTTTCCCAATCAGAGTCTCCGTTAAGCAGTAACCTTAAAATTACGGATGTTTTTGATATGGAATTTATCAGCGATCCACAAATATCGCCTGACGGTAACAAAATTGTCTATGTCCGTAATTTTATGGATATCATGACGGATCAATACCACTCAAACCTCTGGATTATCAATAGCGACGGAAGCAATAACAGACCGCTGACACAGGGGAACCAATCGGATTACGCTCCCAAATGGTCGCACGACGGAAGTAAAATCGCTTTTCTTTCCAACCAACAGGACAAAAAAGTAAAGCTTTATGTGATGTATTTGGATACCAGGGAAACTGTTGCATTAACGAATACAAAATACACACCCGGAGAAATTAACTGGTCGCCCGACGACTGGCAACTGGCTTTTACAAAATTTGTACCTGCAAAAAAAGATAACTTATTAAATATTCCGTCTAAGCCAGAGGGAGCAAAATGGAACGAACCGCCGGTTTATATCGATGATATAAATTACAGAGCCGATGGAAGAGGTTATTTAAAAAGCGGGAAAAAACAAATTTTCACCATTACCATGGATGGGGGAACTGCACGTCAGTGGACTTTTTCAGAACACAACCATTCGAGTCCGGTTTGGTCGGCAGATTCGAAACAAATTTATTTCTCGGCCAATCTGCATAAAAACCATGAGCTGGAACCTTTGAATACAGAAATATATCAGCTTCATCTCGAAACCGGAGAAATAGTTGCACTGACCAGTCGATTTGGGCCGGATGATGCGCCTTCAGTTTCACCGGATGGCAAACAGATTGCTTATCTTGGTTTTGATGATTCATTTCAGGGTTACCAGGTAACCAATCTCTATGTAATGAAAGCTGACGGTTCCGGTTCGAAATTGTTGGTTCCCAAGCTGGATCGCGACATCAACAATATCCACTGGAAAAATGATGGCAAAGGAATTTATTTTCAATATGCCGACAAAGGAGACGACAAAATTGGTTTTGTTGATTTGGCAAATAGTAAAACAGAAACACTTGTGAACGGAATGGGAGGGCTTTCTCTTGGTCGTCCGTACAACGCAGGTTCATACAGTGTATCGAAAAATAACAGCTTTGCATTTACCATTGGCTCAACAGAACATCCGGCTGATTTGGGAATGTGGAAAGATGGAAAGAAAAGTCGTCTTACAAAATTAAATGACGATCTTTTCTCGTTTCGCAAAGTTGGAAACGTAGAAGAAATATGGTGGAATTCTTCTTTCGACAACAAAAAAATACAGGGATGGATTGTAACACCCCCCGATTTTGACCCCTCAAAAAAGTATCCGTTGATTCTGGAAATACACGGTGGTCCCTTTGCAATGTATGGAACATCATTCGCTGCTGAAATACAGTTATTTGCTGCTGCCGGTTATGTGGTACTTTATTCCAATCCGAGGGGAAGCACCGGCTACGGACAAGAATTTGGAAATGCCATTCACCATGATTACCCCAATCACGATTATGATGATTTAATGTCGGGAGTGGATGCTGTTATCGAAAAAGGGTTTGTTGATAAAAACAATCTTTTTGTTACCGGCGGAAGTGGTGGTGGAATCTTAACTGCCTGGATTGTTGGAAAAACGGATCGGTTTAAAGCTGCCGTTTCAGCAAAACCAGTAATCAATTGGGTTAGTGAATCGCTGTATTCCGATATTCCTATTTGGGCAACCGACTACATGTTTGGAGGAAAACCATGGGATGTCCCGGACGAATATTTCAGAAGGTCTCCGCTTTCGCTTGTGCCAAATGTAAAAACTCCCACCATGTTATTAACCGGTGAAAACGACCTCCGAACGCCAATCGGGGAAGCTGAACAATTTTATACTGCCCTTAAACTGGAAGAAGTTGAAACAGCTTTGGTGCGTATTCCGGGAGCTTATCACGGAATAACAAGTAAACCGAGTGGTTTGGTTTATAAAGTTGCCTCTATTCTCAGCTGGTTTGATCATTATAAAAACAAAAAGTAA
- a CDS encoding MarR family winged helix-turn-helix transcriptional regulator: MFGSEEENNRRSVGKHIGFLSRAAHRYLKHSFKDYSIGHAQVLTLHFISRNNGLNQNELGHYLNLDKSSVTSQLNILEKNGYVIRKPDKNDFRGRRIFITEKTKALQPKLYERFSEWSKILLDGFTKEEIEFIYSFLGKMITNANKAFGEFNNNEKKK; the protein is encoded by the coding sequence ATGTTTGGTTCTGAAGAAGAAAATAACAGGAGGTCGGTCGGCAAGCATATCGGATTTTTGTCAAGGGCCGCGCACAGATACCTGAAACATAGTTTTAAAGATTATTCTATCGGGCATGCGCAGGTACTGACCCTGCATTTTATTAGCAGAAATAACGGGCTAAACCAGAATGAATTGGGGCATTATTTAAATCTTGACAAATCTTCAGTAACCTCACAATTAAATATTCTTGAGAAGAATGGTTATGTTATCCGAAAGCCTGATAAGAATGATTTCAGAGGACGAAGAATATTTATTACCGAAAAGACCAAAGCGCTGCAACCTAAACTTTATGAACGTTTTTCTGAATGGAGCAAAATTTTGCTTGATGGATTTACAAAAGAGGAGATTGAATTCATCTATTCCTTTTTAGGAAAAATGATTACTAACGCAAATAAAGCATTTGGGGAGTTTAATAACAATGAGAAGAAGAAGTAA
- a CDS encoding M14 family zinc carboxypeptidase, with protein sequence MKSNKFRVNRILSLFIFMCSVIVLSAQSYDTSYENKIKEYTTDERFLPPMLAKMPLQKGIPSPLDHFGSIIGAPGVMHHSEEIYGYFRKLSEMSSKVKIEQIGISEEGRPINLITISSEKNIKNLKRYKDIMARLADPRNTDSKTAEKLIKEGKTIYFLNGAMHSGEMGSPEALMELSYRLIADKSEDYSNILENCIVLINPVSEPDGRDKQVDWYYRYTKDRKEYDDGFRRVAPYWGKYVYHDNNRDGLQISQEITKAIFKIYFDWHPNVMLDLHESVPLLYISTGTGPYNENIDPITVGEWQTIANHELTTFSAQGLPGVFEWAFYDGWWPGYGIWVANNHNSVGRFFETFGNAGANTYLRDISKAKFAGDLVTSREWYRPDPSTGKLYWSARNNINYTETGVLASLQYAANNKNMLLRNFYQKSVNGTNFSKINETKMFVISEEQRDPVMAAYLVNQLRRQGIEVHKVNNLKREYVILLDQPYSRFAYDLLTEQKYRADAKFPPYDAIAWTLGYMYGVDVQKYDSLKYSTDELSLVNENIVYSGKVTGDGSDFIINYKAQAPVLSGLYAAANQYNNFESEILDSVTIAGTDTLQTGSLILKGLTSKQANDWAEKYGIDLLAKNITGENSRSIQLPKIAVFHSWTNTQAEGWVRFTMEQKGIPFTSIDKDDLKNGKLKSRFDVIIIPHQGGDLSYFVNGLDDRFGPMPYTKTAEFPSHGYPDSTEDMTGGPGLDGLNNLKTFVRDGGVLVPLANSAAIIADAGIGKEVSSFSPGGLFHPGSLVSAKARNAKSPILYGYPDTFHLFKGNGKLLATEKYDRNLMVLQYGTKPLKDEVEYTGKILGQKKMEEKELNKTETEKSDTTEVKKEKEPKYVLSGMVKNEDAIVGQGAIFNVPLGKGNVVFFTFNPLNRYLNHHDSSLLWNVLINWDHL encoded by the coding sequence ATGAAAAGCAACAAGTTCCGGGTCAACAGAATTCTTTCTTTGTTTATTTTTATGTGCAGCGTAATTGTGTTATCAGCGCAATCGTACGATACAAGCTACGAAAACAAAATAAAGGAATATACCACAGATGAGCGCTTTCTCCCTCCAATGCTGGCAAAGATGCCTTTACAAAAAGGGATTCCGTCACCGCTTGATCATTTTGGTTCTATCATCGGTGCGCCGGGCGTCATGCATCATTCCGAAGAAATCTACGGATATTTCAGAAAACTTTCGGAAATGTCATCCAAAGTAAAAATAGAACAGATAGGTATCAGTGAGGAAGGAAGACCGATAAATCTGATTACAATTTCAAGTGAAAAAAACATAAAAAACCTGAAGCGTTATAAAGATATAATGGCCAGGCTTGCAGATCCAAGAAATACAGATAGCAAAACAGCTGAAAAACTTATAAAAGAAGGGAAAACCATTTATTTCTTAAATGGCGCCATGCATTCGGGAGAAATGGGTTCTCCTGAAGCGCTGATGGAACTGAGCTATCGTCTTATAGCAGATAAATCGGAAGACTACAGCAATATTCTTGAAAATTGTATTGTTCTTATAAATCCTGTTTCAGAACCCGATGGCCGCGACAAACAGGTGGACTGGTACTACCGTTATACCAAAGACAGAAAGGAATACGATGATGGTTTTAGAAGAGTTGCACCCTACTGGGGTAAATATGTTTACCACGATAATAATCGGGACGGATTACAGATTTCGCAGGAAATAACAAAAGCTATTTTTAAAATCTATTTTGATTGGCATCCGAATGTAATGCTCGATTTACACGAATCGGTTCCTTTACTTTACATTTCAACCGGAACCGGGCCATACAACGAGAATATTGATCCGATCACTGTAGGTGAATGGCAAACCATTGCCAATCATGAATTAACAACTTTTTCAGCCCAGGGATTACCGGGTGTTTTTGAATGGGCTTTTTACGACGGATGGTGGCCGGGCTACGGAATATGGGTGGCCAATAACCATAATTCTGTCGGACGTTTTTTTGAAACTTTCGGAAATGCAGGCGCGAACACCTATTTACGCGATATTTCGAAAGCTAAATTTGCGGGCGATCTGGTCACTTCGCGCGAGTGGTATCGACCGGATCCATCAACAGGAAAATTGTATTGGTCGGCCCGAAACAATATCAACTACACCGAAACCGGTGTTCTGGCTTCGCTACAATACGCTGCAAACAATAAAAACATGCTGCTCCGGAATTTCTATCAAAAAAGTGTAAACGGAACCAACTTCTCGAAAATCAATGAAACAAAGATGTTTGTGATTTCTGAGGAACAGCGCGATCCGGTTATGGCTGCCTATTTGGTCAATCAGCTCCGCAGACAGGGTATTGAAGTTCACAAAGTAAACAATTTGAAAAGAGAATATGTAATTCTGCTTGATCAGCCATACAGTCGTTTTGCCTATGATTTGCTTACCGAACAAAAATACCGTGCCGATGCAAAATTTCCGCCTTATGATGCAATTGCCTGGACTTTAGGTTATATGTACGGTGTGGATGTTCAAAAATATGATTCATTGAAATACTCAACTGATGAACTTTCGCTTGTGAACGAAAATATCGTTTATTCAGGAAAAGTTACGGGTGATGGTTCTGATTTTATTATAAATTATAAAGCCCAGGCTCCGGTGCTTTCCGGTCTTTATGCCGCCGCAAATCAATACAATAATTTTGAATCCGAAATTCTGGATTCTGTGACTATTGCCGGAACAGATACTTTACAGACCGGTTCTTTAATTTTGAAAGGACTCACCTCGAAACAGGCAAATGACTGGGCTGAAAAGTATGGCATCGATCTTCTGGCAAAAAATATAACCGGCGAAAATTCGAGAAGTATTCAGCTTCCCAAGATTGCCGTTTTCCACAGCTGGACAAATACGCAGGCTGAAGGTTGGGTCCGCTTTACCATGGAACAAAAAGGGATTCCTTTCACTTCAATAGACAAAGATGACTTAAAAAATGGGAAGTTGAAAAGTCGTTTCGATGTTATTATTATTCCACATCAGGGAGGTGATTTATCTTATTTTGTAAATGGGTTGGACGACCGGTTTGGTCCAATGCCCTACACAAAAACAGCAGAATTCCCTTCACACGGATACCCTGATTCGACGGAAGATATGACAGGCGGCCCCGGACTTGACGGGCTAAATAACCTAAAAACATTTGTAAGAGATGGTGGAGTTTTGGTACCGCTGGCAAATTCTGCAGCCATTATCGCCGACGCAGGAATAGGAAAGGAAGTGAGCAGCTTTTCACCCGGTGGCTTGTTTCATCCCGGATCGCTTGTAAGCGCAAAAGCCCGAAATGCAAAAAGCCCTATTTTATATGGTTACCCGGATACTTTCCACCTTTTTAAAGGGAATGGGAAACTTTTAGCTACCGAAAAATATGATCGTAATTTAATGGTGCTACAATATGGAACAAAACCATTAAAAGATGAAGTGGAATATACAGGTAAAATATTGGGGCAAAAGAAGATGGAGGAAAAAGAATTGAATAAAACGGAAACTGAAAAAAGTGATACAACTGAGGTAAAAAAAGAGAAAGAGCCAAAATATGTTTTATCGGGAATGGTAAAAAATGAAGACGCTATTGTCGGCCAGGGCGCTATTTTTAATGTCCCACTCGGAAAAGGAAATGTTGTGTTTTTTACTTTTAATCCGCTAAACCGATATTTAAATCATCACGATTCATCACTACTTTGGAACGTGTTAATCAACTGGGATCATTTGTAA
- a CDS encoding ABC transporter ATP-binding protein — translation MSYNLDTLHEEKKEKKRLGFASVKSLVAHMVEEKKILLVAFVAMVIAALLNLAGPILIGYAVDNYIQTGKYHGLVIFGSILLGTYIVALVAGYLQTRLMGGVGQRMLYTLRNSVFEKLQDLPYDFFNQNKTGDLISRINNDTDKINQFFSQSLMQFLRVILIMVGAGIFLVSIFWKLGLAALSPAIIIWIFTKLISPWVKKKNAESLKSVGNLSSEVQESLNNFKVVVAFNRRDYFRQRFAFVNRKNYSAAVRAGIANNIFLPVYTLFSNLGLMIVLTLGIYFISVGEFTVGLLISFVAYVNSFYNPLRQLASLWANFQTALAAWDRIRRILDLENNLPRVGSKSVDDTATLVSFRDVSFSYPNGNEVLHNINFNLRKGKIYAFVGPTGGGKTTTASLISRLYDPTKGTVLLDGKDIRSFSAAERVKRIGFILQDPYLFSGTIRDNILYGNEEYKNIRNKELEKIFHDTGLETLLQRFERGLDTKVNDAGDGISLGQKQLIAFMRAVLRKPDLLILDEATANIDTVTEQLLDEIIRKLPTETTKVIIAHRLNTIANADVIYFVNTGNVTRAGSLKDAVDMLMKGKMAS, via the coding sequence ATGAGTTACAATCTTGATACCCTGCATGAAGAGAAAAAGGAAAAAAAGCGGCTGGGGTTTGCATCGGTAAAGAGCCTTGTCGCGCACATGGTTGAGGAAAAGAAGATTTTGCTTGTTGCTTTTGTGGCTATGGTTATTGCTGCTTTACTTAATCTGGCCGGGCCAATTTTAATCGGCTATGCGGTCGACAACTATATCCAAACCGGAAAATACCATGGATTGGTAATTTTTGGCAGTATTTTACTGGGAACCTATATTGTTGCGTTGGTCGCCGGTTATTTGCAAACCCGTTTGATGGGTGGAGTAGGGCAGCGAATGTTGTACACACTCCGAAATTCAGTTTTTGAAAAATTACAGGATTTACCTTACGACTTTTTTAACCAGAATAAAACCGGCGATTTAATATCGAGGATAAATAACGATACGGACAAAATTAACCAGTTTTTTTCGCAGTCGCTGATGCAGTTTTTACGGGTAATTCTTATTATGGTCGGGGCAGGTATTTTTCTGGTTTCAATTTTTTGGAAGCTCGGACTTGCAGCGCTTTCACCGGCTATTATTATTTGGATTTTTACCAAACTGATATCGCCGTGGGTAAAAAAGAAAAATGCAGAAAGTTTAAAAAGTGTCGGAAATCTGAGTTCAGAAGTTCAGGAGAGTCTGAATAACTTTAAAGTTGTTGTGGCATTTAATCGGCGCGATTACTTCCGGCAGCGTTTTGCTTTTGTAAACCGAAAAAATTATTCTGCCGCCGTGAGAGCGGGGATTGCAAACAATATATTTTTGCCGGTTTACACTTTGTTTTCGAACCTCGGTTTAATGATCGTTTTAACGTTAGGAATTTATTTCATTTCTGTTGGGGAGTTTACTGTAGGCTTATTAATCAGTTTTGTGGCTTATGTAAACAGTTTTTACAATCCTTTACGTCAACTGGCATCGTTGTGGGCAAATTTTCAAACAGCACTTGCTGCGTGGGATCGTATTCGAAGAATTCTTGACCTGGAAAATAATTTGCCAAGGGTTGGTTCAAAAAGTGTAGATGATACAGCAACCCTGGTTTCTTTCCGGGATGTTTCATTTTCTTATCCAAATGGAAACGAAGTTTTGCATAATATTAACTTCAACCTGAGAAAAGGAAAAATCTACGCTTTTGTTGGGCCAACCGGTGGAGGAAAAACAACAACCGCATCACTAATTTCTCGTTTGTATGACCCGACAAAAGGTACGGTTTTGCTTGATGGAAAAGATATCCGATCATTTTCTGCTGCCGAAAGGGTGAAACGAATCGGATTTATTTTACAGGATCCTTATCTTTTTAGCGGAACCATTCGCGACAATATTTTGTATGGAAATGAAGAATACAAAAACATCAGGAACAAAGAACTGGAAAAGATTTTCCACGACACCGGGCTGGAGACTTTGTTACAACGTTTTGAAAGGGGACTTGATACAAAAGTAAATGATGCAGGCGATGGGATTAGTCTCGGGCAAAAACAGCTAATCGCTTTTATGCGTGCCGTTTTGCGAAAACCCGATCTGCTTATTCTTGATGAGGCAACTGCAAACATCGATACGGTTACTGAACAACTGCTGGATGAAATTATTCGGAAATTACCCACCGAAACCACAAAAGTAATTATAGCACACCGGTTAAACACCATTGCCAATGCCGATGTAATTTACTTTGTAAACACAGGTAATGTTACCCGCGCCGGCTCGTTGAAAGATGCTGTTGACATGTTAATGAAAGGGAAAATGGCCAGCTGA
- a CDS encoding DUF4440 domain-containing protein — MKKSTLFSLFTLTCVVLGTAQNAPKTDNEHVTTINALIEKYTYSRETKDTSLLQSILTTDVDQLVSSGEWRIGVDMATKGMMQSSGSNPRERTITIDKIRFLNSESAIVDTRYEIRNTDGTKRKMWSTFIVVFENNTWKISAIRNMLPAK; from the coding sequence ATGAAAAAATCTACGCTTTTTAGTCTTTTCACCCTTACATGTGTAGTTTTAGGTACCGCTCAAAATGCCCCAAAAACCGATAACGAACATGTGACCACAATTAACGCCTTAATTGAAAAATACACCTATTCAAGAGAAACCAAAGATACAAGTTTATTACAAAGTATTCTGACCACAGACGTAGATCAGCTGGTTTCATCGGGTGAATGGAGAATTGGCGTTGACATGGCAACAAAAGGGATGATGCAAAGTTCGGGCAGCAATCCCAGAGAAAGAACGATTACAATTGACAAAATACGATTTTTAAACTCAGAGAGCGCCATCGTTGATACCCGTTATGAAATCAGGAATACTGACGGCACAAAACGAAAAATGTGGAGTACGTTTATTGTTGTTTTTGAGAATAACACCTGGAAAATTTCTGCGATAAGAAATATGCTTCCGGCAAAATGA
- a CDS encoding DUF3500 domain-containing protein: MKTKFILFIILFILMSAFETNCSEPALSFLNSLTGEQKDKLLHAFNDDSKSEWHYFPATMFPRAGISLGELNRDQKQLFFEFLHSSLSETGYSKTKQIISLEDVLAEISGNSHTRDPEKYYIAFYGNPEKDSLWSWCIQGHHLSLNFAVINGKTEIAPRFMGANPATVKSGKRKGTRTLFLEEDLGLQLINSIQEKQKAIFSEHPPYDIVTRNDAEVDPLNPVGIKLKELKRTNQELLLNLINEYLAILPEELAEKRMQKIQSEELGEIRFGWAGGTQAGKPHYYRVQGKTFLIEFDNTQNNANHIHSVWRDFDGDFGRNLIREHYQHSHHH; encoded by the coding sequence GTGAAAACAAAATTTATATTATTTATCATTTTATTCATTCTCATGTCTGCTTTCGAAACGAATTGTTCAGAACCGGCTTTATCCTTTCTGAATTCTTTAACCGGTGAACAGAAAGATAAACTGCTGCACGCTTTCAATGATGATTCAAAAAGTGAATGGCACTATTTTCCCGCGACGATGTTTCCGCGGGCTGGAATTTCACTTGGAGAATTAAATCGGGACCAGAAACAATTATTTTTTGAATTCCTTCACTCTTCTCTCAGCGAAACCGGTTATTCCAAAACAAAACAAATCATTAGCCTTGAGGATGTGCTTGCTGAAATTTCAGGGAACTCGCATACCCGCGATCCGGAAAAATATTATATCGCATTTTACGGAAATCCGGAAAAGGACAGTTTGTGGTCCTGGTGTATTCAGGGACATCATCTTTCGTTAAATTTTGCGGTTATAAACGGAAAAACAGAAATTGCACCTCGGTTTATGGGGGCTAACCCTGCTACTGTAAAAAGTGGAAAACGAAAAGGAACACGGACACTTTTTTTGGAAGAAGATTTGGGATTACAATTAATAAACTCCATTCAGGAAAAACAAAAAGCAATATTTAGTGAGCATCCTCCTTATGACATTGTTACTCGTAATGACGCAGAAGTGGATCCTCTAAACCCGGTTGGAATAAAACTAAAAGAACTAAAAAGAACCAACCAGGAATTGCTTTTGAATTTAATAAACGAATACCTGGCAATCCTTCCGGAAGAACTGGCAGAGAAACGAATGCAAAAGATACAAAGTGAAGAGCTGGGGGAAATCAGGTTTGGCTGGGCCGGAGGCACACAAGCCGGTAAACCTCATTATTACCGCGTTCAAGGAAAAACATTTTTAATTGAGTTTGACAATACACAAAATAACGCCAACCATATTCATTCGGTGTGGCGGGATTTTGACGGAGATTTTGGCCGTAATCTAATCAGGGAACATTACCAGCATTCTCATCATCATTAA